The Flavobacteriales bacterium genome contains the following window.
TCAACGGAGCTACGGGAACGTCGACCTCTGCCAGCGATTGCAACAGCTACTTCTGGAGCACCAGCGGGCAGACCTACACCGCTAGTGGGACCTACACCCACACTGTCGGCTGCAACACCGACACGCTGGTGCTGACCATCACCGGAACCACCGGCAGCAGCACCACCGACAGCGATTGCAACAGCTACTTCTGGAGCACGAGCGGGCAGACCTACAACCAGAGCGGCACCTACTTCCACACCGTTGGTTGCAACACCGATACCCTGATGCTGACCATCGGCGGGACGCCGGACGCAACCTTCTTCTACAGCAACAGCACCTTCTGCCAGAACGGTTTCGACCCCATCACGAATCCGGTCACTCCAGGCGGGGCGTTCACCAGCGCTCCCACAACACTGGTGATGGATGCCCTCGGAACGATCGATCTTGATGCATCACCACTGGGGACTTACTCGGTGCTCTACACTGTGGAGGTGGGTGGTTGCACGGGAGTGCACACCGAGAGCATCACCATAGACACGGTACCTGCCGCCGATTGGACCAGTCCGGGCAGCGTGTGCGACGGCGTTGCTCCGTTGGACCTGAACACTCTTCTGAACAACGGAAGCGCCACGGGTGGCACTTGGTCCGGCACCGGAGTGATCGGCAACATGTTCAACCCGAGCGGGATGCTGGGACTCGTCGAACTGACCTACACCGCAACGCTGGGCAATTGCTCCTCGAACGGTATCGGTTACGTCAACATCACCCCTGCGCCGGTTGCCAATGCCGGTCCCGATGCAGAAGTGTGCGGGCTTGAGCACCAGATGGCTGCCACACTGCAAACCGCAGTTGGTATATGGACCTCGCTCACGGGTGGGACGATCGCCGACACATACTCCCCGAGCACGATGGTCGGCGGCATCTCAGGTGTGCACCACTTCTTGTGGACAGTTGGCGATGGTCAGTGTTATTCAGCCGACAGCGTGCAGATCACTTTCCAAGATCCCGCTGTGGTACCGACCGTGGACGCCGGGCCCGACCAACACTTGGATGTGATCGACCACACTGTGCTGCAAGGCACCACCGATGGCACTGCATGGCTGTGGAGCTTGGCTTCCGGCAGCGGCAATATCACCGATCCAGCCATGCTCGTTTCCGAGGTATATCTGCTCGGTCTTGGCGCAAACACCTTCATTCTGAGCGCAAGCAATGGCCCGTGCCCCGCCGTTTCGGACACAGTGCTCATCACGGTGAACGAATTGAGCATACCCACCGGGTTCAGCCCCAACGGCGATGGTGTGAACGACGCTTTGGTGATACCCGGTATCACGGAATACCCCGAAAGCCGCATTGCGGTGTTCGATCGCTGGGGCCGGAAGGTCTATGAGGGCGAAGGCTACAGGAACGACTGGACCGGTCGCGAGCTACCGGACGACACCTACTTCATGGTCCTGAACATAACCGAGGGCCGCACGTACGACGGCTACCTGATCATCAAGCGCTGACCGATGGTGAAGTGGATCGCATCAACCCTGGTGTGCTTGTGCGGGCTTTCGGCCATAGCGCAACACACTCCGCTCACGAGCCAGTACCTGTTCAATGGGCTGCTCATCAACCCTGCGTACGCGGGTAGTCGCGATGCGCTGGCTGCCAACCTGACCTGGCGCAACCAATGGGTGGGCATTGAAGGCGCTCCCGAAACGCAGGTACTGAGCGTGCACGCCCCCCTCAACCGCAGGAAGATGGGCCTCGGGCTGATGATCATCAACGACCGCATCGGGGTGAGCCGCGAGACAGGCATCTTCTTCAACTATGCATACCGCATCAAGTTCAGGAAAGGCCGTCTGAGCTTCGGCCTTGGGGGTGGCCTCAGCATACTCAAGGCTGAATGGACAGAGGTGCGCACCACGGAACAAGGCGATGCACTATTCGCGCAGAACACGCCGAGCGCCCTGCAACCCAACTTCAGTGCCGGGGCCTTCTACTACAAGAAGAAGTTCTTCATGGGGGCCAGCGTACCCTTTTTCCTCAGCCACCGTTACAACGCCGATCGCAACAACTACAGCGTAAGCAACGACGTGCGCCAATACCAACCGATGCTGACCGGGGGCTACGTGTTCGACCTGAACCGTAAGTTGAAATTGAAGCCCAGTGCACTGCTGCGCTATCAATACGGCGGTGCGGTCCAAGGCGACCTGAGCGCCAATCTCATCATCCGCGAGAAAGTTTGGCTGGGCGCCAGCTACCGCAGTGGCGATTCGTTCGTAGGCATGCTGGAGGTGCTGCCAAAGC
Protein-coding sequences here:
- a CDS encoding type IX secretion system membrane protein PorP/SprF, coding for MVKWIASTLVCLCGLSAIAQHTPLTSQYLFNGLLINPAYAGSRDALAANLTWRNQWVGIEGAPETQVLSVHAPLNRRKMGLGLMIINDRIGVSRETGIFFNYAYRIKFRKGRLSFGLGGGLSILKAEWTEVRTTEQGDALFAQNTPSALQPNFSAGAFYYKKKFFMGASVPFFLSHRYNADRNNYSVSNDVRQYQPMLTGGYVFDLNRKLKLKPSALLRYQYGGAVQGDLSANLIIREKVWLGASYRSGDSFVGMLEVLPKPQLRFGYSYDMGISSITPYHSGTHEVMVQYEFGYRIKIRDPRYF